The Pseudomonadota bacterium genomic interval TCAGATTGATCTTCGGTAAACCCGGAAGTTGAGTATCGTCCTTTTTTGTTCATTTATTTTCAATAACCAACCATCTTCATTTTATCCCCTCGCGACAATCCTTTGATTTCCAATTCACGCCGAGTAGCTTCGCTGCGATTTTCTGCTGGTTCATAGTAAACCAACTCTACCGGTAGTTGTGACTTGGTATACTGTGAACCTTGGCCACTGGAGTAGGACTCAATCCTTTTATCCATACCGTTAGTGATTCCGGCATTAATTTAGCATTTTAACATGTAAAATAGCATCATAATCTTTTGATTTTTTTTTATAACAGACTTCTTCAAATAACCTCAAAAAGCACAGATTTCATTGGACACTGCCTCTTGGGTCCGGCCCCACATCATATAAGAGGCGCTTTCCATTTTCGAGCCGAATCTCTTGCTCATTCAGATACCTGCACAATTGTATCTGAG includes:
- a CDS encoding GIY-YIG nuclease family protein, with product MNAGITNGMDKRIESYSSGQGSQYTKSQLPVELVYYEPAENRSEATRRELEIKGLSRGDKMKMVGY